DNA from Deinococcus deserti VCD115:
GGAAGCTTTCGTTCGCGAACTCAGCGCGGCCACCACAGTCCTGCTGACGCAGGTGACCCGCGTGAAGTGAGCCCCATCAGCAGAATGTTTCCGGTTCAACCTCGCGTGATCTCTCTCAACGTGTCCTGGGCCCTGAGCCACCCCCAGAAAGGGACGCCCTAGCGCTGGAGGCCTGTTGATCCTGGGGTGCAGCCAGTTTAGAGGCGTGAGCCGGCGTAATGCGAGCAGCAGGCGCTGGAAATAATGATGGTGTCTCCCAGTGCACTCCCCGTGCGGGAGTTGTTGTACACCAGCCAGTCCGCCCCCTGCGGGCCAGCACGCAGCAGTACACCCGGCCCGTCCGGGTTCGGGACCCAGCGCCCACGCAGTAACTGCTCGCCTCCGGTCGACTGGACGCGCCAGCTGTACGTTCCGTCCGCATTGATGCGCAGGGGTGGCAGGCGCAGCCCGCCACTGTACACGCGGTACACGTCGGTGCCCCTGACGACGGTATTTACGGCGACCGGGACGTTCACGCGCCAATCTCCCACGAACCAGGCGGTCCAGAACGGCTCGCGGTTCACGCCCACCACGAAATTCGCGTCCTCGCTGCCGGTCACTCCGGTCAGGTTATACCCGTACTTCGGGTCGATGCTGCGGATCACGCCGCGCGTCCAGGTTTTCCCGGCCGTTCCGCTATACAGCACGCTCTGGCCGGGCTTGTACTTCCCGAGTTTCGGCCAGGCGGTGTGCGCCTTCGGCGGCGCACTCGTCGGCGCGCTTGGTACCGCGGTCGGTGAGGGTGTCTTGACGGCCGGGGCCCGTGGTGTGGCTGGCTCAGCGGCTGTGCTGCGCGGGCGCGCGGGCGTGGTCAGCAGGGCCAGTACTGCCTGGTGGTTGTTGAGTTTCGCGAGGTAAGCAGCATCCCAGCCGGCGGACGTTTTCACGCTCAGATCAGCGCCGCGCGCGATCAGCAACCGGGCAATGTCCGTGCAACCGGAGTTTGCGGCCATCATCAGGGGTGTGTAGCCGCCGGAATTCCGGGTATTGATGTTCACACCCTGTGCGATCAGCGCGATTGCCTGAGCGGTGTCACAGTAGTTGGCGGCGTTGGAGAGCTGCATTTCTGCGAGGTTCTGCTCTGCCAGGGCCGCGCTGCACATCAGCGCAATGCACATCCAGGTCCGTGATTTCGATAGAGCGTTCACGACATTCTCCTTTCCGCAGCGTCCGGATCACGGAAGCGTTCCCTGCAGGTCGAGGCGTTGCTTGTCAGGCAAGGTCCTCTGGGATGAAGTTACCCGAGGGTACCGCCCGGCCTCTGACGAATCACTAACGGATGCTGGGCGTCCTAGGCGGTCAGGAGGTGTACTTTGCCGCGAAGGCCGGTCGCCGGCGGTACCGCATTCTCCCGGTCGGCCATGCGCGGAGAACGGAAGGCCGTGGACGCTGCGCTTGGGGATGGCGGGTGCGTCACAGCAAGCCATCTGTAGATCGCGAAGGCCACGCATGGAGTTGAACGGGCCCTATCAGACTGCCAGGAAGCTTGACTCGAATACCTGTGGTGTTATAGTTGAACATAACAACCTCGCAACTGGCTACCGCCTTTATAAGGAAGGCAGGTTCTCAGGCACCTTCATGGGCGGCCTCACTTCCTTTCAGTCTGATGTGTCCGTGAAGGAGGCCGAATGAATGAAGGAGTCCTAACGCCCTGTGCTGTTTTTGCAGGCGTAACGGTAAAGAATTGCTGACCTGCGGGGTGCCGAGGCTGAAGTTCACAAAGACCGTCAAAACGGACCCGAGCAACATGCATTTTTCTGAACGGTCAACTCATTTCAGATCCATGCGCAGTCAAACGCCACGATATCCACCGAGAACACGTCAGTGAAACCGCGGCTCGTCGTTCGCCTCTACTAAAGGTCCTCTAACTCGCTCACAAGGAGTCGAACATGCTTAGCACGAGATTATCATCGTCTTTGATCACGCTTACTATGCTTGCCGGAAGCATTGCGGGCGCTCAAACCCTTACGGTTGGCATGGATGCTGACGTGGTTCGGCTCGATCCAGTCTTGTCGGCTGCGGCTGTTGACCGACACGTGCTGTACCAGGTATTTGACCGCCTTGTGGATGTGGACGAAAACCTCAAAATCGTTCCGTCCGTCGCCAGGAGTTGGAAAATCAGCTCGAATGGCCTCACGTACACGCTCACGTTACGGAGCGGAATTAAATTTCATGATGGCACATCCCTCAATGCCGCCGCTGTCAAGTACTCACTGGAACGCAGCTTGAACATGGATGGTAGCGCGCGGAAAAACGAACTTTCTGCAATCAAAAGTATCACGGCGGTGAACCCAACCACCGTTCGCATTGACCTGCACGCGCCATTTGGTCCGTTACTCGCGATACTTAGTGATCGTGCTGGCATGATTGTTTCACCAACTGCAGCGGCAAAGTCTGGCGCTGACTTCGGGCGTGCGCCTGTTGGCAGCGGACCGTTCTCATTTGTCAGCCGAACTCAGCAGGACAACATTACTTTGAACTCATACAGTGAGTATTGGAATGGCGCACCGAAGATAGACAAGCTTGTTTACCGACCGTTTCCTGACGGTGACGTACGGTACGCGAACCTGCTGTCCGGAGGGGCGCAAGTCATAGTGGTAGATGCCAAAGACGTTGAGAAGCTTGAAAGCAATAACAAATTCAATGTAATCAGCATTCCCACGCTGGGATTTCAAGGAATTTGGCTAAACACTACCCGCGCTCCCTTTAACAATAAGCTGGTACGCCAGGCTGTCGCTGCCACCATTGACCGCAATGCTGTTGCGCAGGTGGTTTTTCGAAACACCGCCAAGCCAGCCGCTGGTCCTTTTCCCCCAAACACTCCTGCGTACAGCTCAAGCATCAAGGTGCCTACCCCGAACATTGCTGACGCTCGAAAGAAACTCAAGCAAGCCGGAGTAAGTAACCTCACCTTCACAATGATCGCCGCCACCGGCACGACTACCGCGCTGCTTACCCAGGTGTATCAAGCAATGATGGCCGAAGCTGGCATCAATATGAAGATCGAGCTGGTCGATAACGGTGCGCTGAGCAGCCGAGCGACGAGTTTCAACTTTGATGCAGCGCTCCTGAACTGGAGCGGTCGAATTGACCCTGATGGTAATATTTATGATTGGGTCAGAACGGGCGGGACTTACAACTACGGCCGTTACAGTAACAAGGAAGTGGATGCATTGCTTGCCAAGGCTCGTGCACAAAGCTCTATGAGTGCTCGTAAAGCCACTTATAACGTGGCACTTGGTAAAGTACTTAGCGATACGCCTTATATTTGGGTCTACCACCAAAGCAACATGTACGGTACCACCAAGGCTGTGAGTGGTCTGAAATCTATTCCTGATGGTATCCTCCGCTTTAAAGACGTAGTACTTAAATAATGTCGTCTTTCACGTAAGCGCTTGCTGTACTTTGGAACAATTCAGCGGTGCCCTTTAGGTCAGCATCTGCGGTGCTGGCCTTCTTGCTGAAATATTTTTGGTCTCTTGAGGTGGACCCATCACTTCCCCATGTAGCTTTCCCCATTCTTGTTCGCCGGATTGCTGGCGATAACCATTACGCTGTCTACGAAACCCCCTGGGGCGTGGACTCATGGATATGCTTCGATACTGTGAAGCGTGCTGGAGCCTGTCCACGATTCGATCCTGGAGCAACTGAAGACTGAAGTCTCCCAGTACCCACGAATGGACGGGTACTACCAACTTGAGCCCGTGGTCATCGGAGCTCTCCGTCAAGGGTGGAAGGGCCAGAGCGACATTTTCAATGCCCTCTACGAAAGCTTGGGCCCTCATAGCGCTCTTGCGGCGTACCAGATTGCCCATCCGCGGATACAGCCCTTCAGCGGAGAGCCACCGGGAGACGAGGACTGCGAGTACACGGCTGAGGAAGCGCTTGACGCCCTGACCTATGAATTGAAGGGCGGGTTTGAGATTGGTCACCTCGCTGAGTACGTGCCTTCTGCGAAAGCGGCCGTATTGGCCACGCATTTTTTCGCGGTGTTTCATGAACCGCGGGCATTTTGGGGTCTGGGGTGAGGCAATCCGATTTACGCCTTCGAGCAGGGCGTTGTTCTGCGTGACAATGAACGCGCCGAGAGCTTCTTGATGATCCAAAATAACTGAGCATAGACCCACTTCAGAGCCGCGGCCGAAGACACCATCGCCACTGGCCGTCCGGCCGGGCTGGAGCGGAGGTATTACGTCAGGCCCACCGTCTTCGCGAACGTGACCAATGACATGACCATTGCCCGTGAGGAAATCTTCGGGCCGGTCCTCGTGATTCTCGGCTATGACTCGGTCGAGCAGGCCGTCGAGATTGGCAACGACACCGAGTACGGCCTCTCGGCCTATGTCAGCGGCGCCGATCTCACGCAGGTCGCAAGGTCGGGGCCAAGCTGCGTGCCGGACAGGTGGTGCTCAACGGCGCGTTTGATCTGATGGCGCTGTTCGGCGGCTACAAGATGAGCGGCAACGGGCGCGAGTGGGGGGACTTTGCCTTCAGCGAGTTTCTGGAGATTAAGGCTCTGCTCGGCTACGCGCCTCAGGCGTAGGGTTTGTCTGGTTGAAGGCTCAAATTGACAATAGGGCTGCAGGCACGTGGACACCGTTCGCCGGTGCCCACGCTTCTCGTACCGGGTGGATTTGGCGCGAAAATCCGTTCGTCGGTTGACGCCGCATCCAACCACGTGCAGGCGCCCTGCGGGCAACAAACGTACGGCGTGAACCACGATGGGGCACCTACCTGAACTTCAGGTGAGGGGAGCAGGCTTCCGATCATCAGGAGCGTGTCTGGGAAGTGACCTATTTGCGGTTGGATTCAAGCTCCTGACGCGGAGTGTGAGAGCAGGGAACCGCTGCACGCCGGGCTGATCGAACAAAAGCTTTGCAACGGGTTTTTCTCTGTTCTTTCGCTTGACGAGAACCGGTGACACACTAATTTCATCCGCGGTGTTCGCGGTGACAGACTCGCTGTATTCGAACATTTTCCCGGCGACACACCGGTTGTCAGGGTGCGCTGCCCTGGGCTCTGGTGGTCTTGAGGAGTTCCTCGCGCGAGGGCATCGGCGCGCGGTCCACTGTGCCGTCACGGTACTTGCCCTCGTTGCGGTCCATCTGAATGACGCGCTGCTCAGCCTCAAGCCCGGGGTCAGGCCGGTGACCGCGCGAGGACGCGTAGCTGGCGACGATCTCACGGTAAACGGGGGCCGCGAGGTCGGCCCCATGGTACTCGCCCCTGGCGCCGTGAGCCATGATGGCGATGGTGATCTCAGGGTTGGTGCTGGGGTAGAAGCCCGCGTAGGTTGATTCGTAGATCTCGCTGCTGTACCCCCCGGCGGTGGCGAACTGGGCCGTGCCGGTCTTGCCCCCCAGGTCGTAGCCCTCGAGCAGCGCGCGGTGCGGAATGCCCAGCTCGATGGTCATGCGCAGCATCTCGCGCACGGTGCGGGCGGTCTCGCTGCGCACCACGCGCCGGCCCGTGCCCACCGGATCTGCGGCGTTGAGCCGCGGCGGGAGGTACACGCCGTGGTTGCCCAGCACGTTGTACGCCACGGCCATTTGCAGCAGCGTGGTGGACATCCCCTGGCCGAAGCCGTTGGTGGTGCGCACCAGCGTGTCCCAGCGCTCGATGGGACGCAGAATCCCGTTACTGGCCGTGACGACCGGGAGTTCGGGAGCGGTGCCGATGCCGAATTGCGAGAGGCGAGCCCGGAACTTCTCGTTGGTGTACGGCTCGACAATGTGGCTGATGCCGACGTTCGAGGAGTAACGCAGCACGTTCTGGATCGTCAGGCGCGGCCCGTGCGCCACCGAGTCGCGAATGGTGCTGCCCCACCTCTTGCCTACGTACCGGGCCATGGGGGTGTCAAGGACCTGATCCGGCTTGATGATGCCGTCATCCAGGGCGGCGGCCACGGTTAGAGACTTGATGACCGATCCTGGTTCGAACCGGTCGATAAACGCCCGGTTGCGCCGGTTGCGCATGGGGGTCTCTTTCCACTTGCCAGGATTTGAGGGCGGCCAGCTGGCCACGGCCAGGAGGCGTCCGGTTCTGGTTTCCATCACGATGGCCGCGGCGTACTCGGCACGCTCTTCCAAGGCTTTCTTCTGCAGTTCTGCTTCGGTCACGGCCTGCAGGTGGGTGTCGATGGTCAGCGTGAGGTCCTGGCCGGCCGCCAGATGGTCCTGGTAATCGTGTTCCAGGCCTTCGAGGCCCTCGCTGGCGCCCATGACCCCGAGCAGTTGCCCAGCCATATCCCCGTTGGGGTACACCCGCGTCTCCTTCTGGGCGAAGGTGCCCGCGTCCTTGACTAAGGTGGCGGCCAGCACCCGGCCATCGGCGCTCAGGATGCGTCCGCGTCCGCTGGGGGTGGGAAGCTTGCGCCCCTCGCGGGTCTCGAACGGTGAGAGCGGGGCCATCACGCTCGCGTACGAGATCGCCAGGAAGCAGAAAGCAAACATGCCTATCAGCAGCATCCAGATCGAGCGTGATTTAATCTTGGTTTCCATCGTCTGCCGTGAAGGATAGCTCCCGCACTCTGTCATCACCGTGACAGGGGAAGCGGTCACGTTCACGCTCCAGAACGACGGGAGCGCTGAGCGACGAGCAACGCGCTGAGAGCGTCCCCCGGTATCCTGAGGTCGCCAGGTTCTTTGGGCGTTTACCTACCTGATGATTTTGCGCCCTTTTACATGGAGCACCATGGAGACAGCACCGAAACTCTCCCCGCTGCCGACCTGACCTTGCAGCGTCAGGACGCTCGAACCACGATAGACGGGTACAGGTCTCGGGCGTTGTCGTGCAGGATACGGCGGGCGGCCCAATCGGCTTCTTGCGGGCTCAGGTCTCCGTCCCTCACCGTCAGGTCAAGCGCGTCTCCTAGAACGGTGCGGCCCCAGCGGGCCGCGAGCCAGTACAGTTCTGGCGTCCGCTGCGCGTCGGTGCTGAACAGCACCTTGGTGACAGGGGCAAGATGCAGAGCCTCCAGCGTGGCGGTGCGCATGGCCGTCACGCTGGTGTAGGGAATTGTGAGGCCGAGGTCGAGGTAGGCGCCGCCATACACGCTGGCGAGGTACCCGGCTTCACGCACGTAGGGGTAGCAGTGCAGCATCACGACCTTCAGGCCGCGCAGTTCCGGGGCTTCCAGCACGCCGCGCAGATGCAGTGGACTGGCCAGGCGCATATCGAGGTCGGGGTCACCGTACCCGGTGTGGAACTGCACCGGCAGGCCGGTGTCAACGGCGACGCGCAGGCCGGTCCACACCACGCTGTCGATCAGCGGTTTGCTGTTCACACGGGGCACGGCTCCTGGAGAGGTTTCCCGCTTCAACACCGTGAACGCGGCTTCCACACTGTGTGCGGTGGGCCGGCTGATATCGAGCCCGGTGCGATATGCGGCAATGCTCTTGAGGCCCGCCAGGGTAGGCGCGAGGTGCCGCAGGTGCGTCTCGAGCGCGGTGAGAAGGCCCGCGGCACTGTCGTGCTCAGCAGCGAGCAATGCGACCTCGCTCTCGAGGCGCAGGACACGCCTGACGGCACAGGGGAGCCGGTCGGCACTCTGGCGGACGCTCCACAACCGGTCCGGCCAGACGCCGTCGTCAATCAGCACCGTGTCGATCCTGGCGTCTTGAAACATGTGCCGCGCCAGGTCGCCATAATCCTGGTTCTGCCGCGCCTCGAGCACCGCGTCCATGGTCGGCGCGCAGCCGTAGTAGGCCGCCAGGTCGCGCATGGACCTTCGGAAAAACAGGGTGTCGCGCGCGAAGTGCTGGAGGATAAGCGGATCGGTCGCTTCCGTGAAGTACGGCTCGATCGGACCGGCGCGCCACAGCGGTTCGTGCAGCAGCGCGTGAGCGTGATGGTCATAAATGGGGATATCAGTGAGGTTCATATCAGTACCTTTCCGCGAGCAGCTGAAGCTCTTCGGGGAGATTCAGGTCTTTCAGGGCAGTCCATTCAGCGCGCCGGACCGCCAGGTACGCGCGAGACCGCGCCTCCCCCAGGGCGTCAAGCAGCACGGTGTTGCGCTCCAGGGCGGTGACTGCTTCATGAAGCGACTGGGGCAGCAGCTCGATACCACTCGCCCGGCGGGCCTCCTCGCTCATCAGCGCCGGGTCCCCAACCGCCTCCGCCGGAAGAGGCCGTTGTTGTTCGATGCCGTCCAGACCGGCAGCGATCAGTGCGCCGAGCGCGAGGTACGGGTTGGCGCTGGCATCCGACGTCTTGAGTTCAAAACGGCTGCAGGCGTGTCCTGCGCGGCTGACGCGGAGCGCCGCTTCACGGTTTTCGTAGCCCCACGCCGTGTACGCGCCAGCCCAGAAGTGCGGACGCAAGCGATGGTACGAGTTGTGACTGGGGACGCTCAGGGCGCACAGGGCCGGGAGGTGAAACAGCACGCCCGCCAGGAAATGCTGGCCTTCACGGCTGATGCCGGTCGGGTGGTGCGGGTCGGCCATGGCGTTGGCTCCGTCGCGCCAGAGGCTCAGATTGAGGTGACATCCGCTTCCGGCCACCCCTTCAAACGGTTTAGGCAGAAAACTGGCCACGAGGCCGTGCGCTTCCGCCACGCCGCGCGCCGTTTCACGGAAGGTAATCTGCTGGTCTGCAGCCTGCAGCGCGTCCGAGTACCGGACCGAGAGTTCCTGCTGCCCTGGTCCTGCCTCCGGGTAGTAGAACTCGGGCTGCAGTCCCTGGGCTTCGAGCGCGGCACTCAGGTCCAGCATGAAGCGCGCATGGCGGTTGAACCCGGACGTGTGCGCGAAGACGGTGGTGTCCGCGGGCGTATAGCTGCCATTGTCGCGGCGGAGCAGGAAAAATTCGTTCTCGAACGCGGCGTTCACGGTCAGGCCGAACTGCGCCGCAGCACGGATCTGTTCACGCAGAAAAGCGCGTGGGCAGCAATCCCACGGGCCCGCTCCCAGGCGCAGGTCGCCGAGGACCTGGGCCTGGGCCGGTGCGTAAGGAAGCACCGTCAGCGTGTCCCAGTCGGGCACCAGACGCACTTCCCCGACCGGCCCGAGGCCCGCGCCAGGCACCACCACGTCCGCCATCACCGGCAGGGCCAGCTGAGCAGCAGCAATACCGACGCCGTCGGGAAGGCCAGCGTCGAGGAGAGAGAGGTGCGCAGCCTTGGCCCGGATCAGGTTGGCGTGGTCGGTCCACAGGATGCGCACGTACTGCACGCCCGCTTCCCGCAACTGCTGAATGTTCATGACTCCTCCGTGTCTGTGACGGCCTGACCGGCAGCACGGGGCCAAAGGGCACCAGCCCGGCTGGCCGCCTCGCCAAGGTGCTCGTCGTCAGCAGTCGAGCCGCGTGCGGTAAGGGAACTGGGCCGGCCGAAGGGTGGCCAGGGTCCGTCGCTTGTGGGAGGCTGGCCCGGCTGGAAGCGGCTGTGGAGTGGAAACGGCCGGAACTGCGAAGAAGCCCCTGGGGTGTGGGACGTCATTGCGGTTTCGGGACGGCGTAGTCGTTCCCCTCGCGGATTTCCTCCAGCACGATGCAGGTCTCTACACGTTCGATAATGGACTGCGCCTCGCTGAAGCGTTGCAGAAATTCCCGCAGGGCCACATGGTCGCGCACGGCGACTTTGACAATGGCGTCATTCGTTCCGGTTAAGGTGTAGCACTCCAGAACTTCCGGCAGCGCGCTCACAGCGCCGTGCAGCTCGTCCAGATTCGGTGAGGCGAGGTTGTTCTTGAAATTTACCTTCAGAAAGCACATCAGGTCCAGACCCAGTTTGGCGCGGTCCAGGACGATGGCAGTTCGTTTGATGACGCCGTCCTCTCGCAGGCGCCGCAGCCGTTTGTGGACACCCGTGGCGGACAGACCGACCTGCCGCCCGAGTTCGGCATGGCTGGTGTCGGCATTGTGCTGAAGGAGGCGAAGCAGGTGCGTGTCCGTATCGTCCATGTGGTCTCCTCGTAGAAGTGCCGGATTTTAAGGCACGCGCACTGAACAGGTCATTTGAGTGACGATTAGTGACCGGAGCTAGGGTGAGGGTTGTTTTTTAACACATCACAGGAGTCGCCTCAACCTCCTCAACCACCGCCGGGCGACGTGAAGGAGCCCCTGGCCCGTCCCTGCGCGCTCCGCGGACGAGAAACCAAAATACACCGCAGCGATCAGAACTGGAACGAATCGTTCCGGGTCTTGAGGTTTCGGTGATTCTGCGTTAACATTCGCCGCAATTCGACCTATTTTTTTGCCAGCCGGACTGCTCTCCGGCGTCGTCCTTGACGCGGCGGTGTTCAGGACGTCAGCAGGACCAGCCCCAGTAGGCCACGCCAGGATCCGAACCCGCCCGCCCCCGCACGGCCTCAGGAGGACATCATGATGCGATTCACCGCGTTGTTCGTCACGGCACTACTTGGCACCGCCAGCGTTTCACAGGCCCAAACCGGCACCCTGACCGTCGCGACGGCCCAGGACCCCCAGAACTGGGACCCGATCGATACCTTTCTCATCGCGTGGGGCACCGTGGCGCACAACATCTACGATGGACTGATTATCCGGACCCCCGATCTGAAGCTTCAGCCAGGCCTGGCCACCAAGTGGACCTACCTGAACGGCGGCAAAACCCTGCGGTTCACCCTTCGCAAAGGCGTCAAATTTCATAATGGCGAACCGTTCAACGCCAATGCCGTCAAATTCTCCTTCGACCGCCTGCTCGGCGCTGAAGGCAAGAAAGGCCCGCAGCAAGCCAACTACACGTCCATCAAGCAGGTCAAAGTCGTCGATCCCTATACGGTGGATTTTATCCTCGCGCAGTCCGATCCGGTGCTGCTCACCAAACTGGCGGGGTACGGCGCCATGATCGTGCCGCCCAGATACATCAAGGAGAAGGGCGCCGCCTATTTCGACACGCACCCGGTAGGCACCGGTCCGTTTCAGTTCGTGTCGTACAAAAACGGCGAGTCCATCCGCCTTCAGGCCTTTCCCGGCTACTGGGGCGGCAAGCCGAAAGTGGCCAACCTGACTTTCCGGTTTATTGAGGAACCCGCCACCCGCGTGGCAGAACTCCAGTCTGGCCGGGTTGACATCGCCACTGCGATCCCGGTGGCGCAGGCCGCTACCGTCAAAGGCAACAGCAAGCTTTCCTTGCAGGCGGTGCCCAGCCCTACCGTGCAGGCCCTGCGTTTTAACGTCAGCCACAGCCTGACCAAGGACGTCCGGGTGCGCCGGGCGCTGAACCACGCCGTGGACCGCGACGCCATTATCAAGAGCATCCTCCAGGGCTACGCCAGCCCAATCGCGTCTCTCCAGTCGTCCAAGTCGTATGGGTACGACCCGAATCTCAAGCCGTACCCGTACGACCCTGCCAAGGCCAAGGCGCTGCTGGCTGAAGCCGGCGTGAAGCCCGGCACGCCCATCGGCATTGACTTTATCGGGACGGACGCAGTGTTCCGCGAGGTGGCGCAGGCCGTTGCCGGGTTCTTTCAGGCGGCCGGGTTGAAACCGGAACTGAAGACGTACGAGACGAACACTTTCTACAGCGACATCATTCCCAAAAACAAGACCAGCAACGCGTACCAGATGGGCTGGGGCGGATGGACGTTTGATTTCGACAACACCGCATACCTGCTGTACCACAGCAAGCAGTTCTGGAACCCGGACTACAGCAACAAAACCCTTGACGCGATGCTGGACAAGCAGCACACCATGAGTGACCAGAAGCAGCGCCTCGTGATCCTGCGTGACATCGCCCGCTTCACCCACGAACAGGCAATTGACATCCCGCTGTACAACCAGCAGGACCTGTGGGGTGTCAGCAAACGTGTGCAGGGCTTCCAGGCGCCGAGTGACAGCCTGCTGCACCTGCGCACTGTCAGTGTGAAGTGACGCCCTGTGGCACGCTATCTGCTCTCGCAACTGTTCCAGGCCGCGCTGGTGGTGGTGTTCGTGACCCTGGTGGTGGCTGTCATGCTCCGGTTCTCTGGAGACCCGGCCGTGGCGCAGTTCCAGGGGGCGTCGGCACCCACGGAAGAGCAGCTGAGGGAAATTCGGCAGGCAATGGGACTGGACCGCCCGTTTCTGGTGCAGTACTGGGACTTTCTGTCGGGTGTTGTGACCGGGGATCTGGGCACCAGTTTCCGCGGGGAAACAGCCGTCCGGTCTCTGATCGCTCAGGCCATGCCTCCGACCATGCTGCTCGCCTTGTGCTCGCTGGGGCTCTCTGTGCTGCTGTCCCTGCCGCTGGCGATTCATGCGGCCGTGCACAAGGGCAGCTGGGCAGACCAGGCCGTGCGCTTCTTCTCTCTGCTCGGCCTCTCCTTCCCGAACTTCTGGCTGGGCATCATGCTCGCCCTGATCTTCGGCGTGACCCTGCGCTGGCTTCCGGTGTCCGGATATGAAAGCGCCGCCTCGCTGATCCTGCCCAGCGTGACCCTTGGCCTGATCCTGACTTCGACCACCGTGCGCCTGCTGCGCGCTTCACTGCTGGACGTGCTCAGTAGTCAGTACGTTACCGTGGCGCGCAGCAAAGGCCTGTCCGAACGGCGCGTGCTGTACAAACACGCCCTGAGGAACACCGCGATTCCTATGATCACGTTCGTCGGCCTCCAGTTTGGCGGACTGATCGGTGGGGTCGTGATCGTCGAGCAGGTCTTCGCCTGGCCGGGGCTGGGCTCACTCGCCTTGCATGCCATCTCCAACCGCGACTATCCGGTGCTGCAGGGCACCGTCACGGTTCTGGCGGTTCTGGTCGTGCTGGTCAATCTGCTGGTCGACCTTTCTTATGGTCTGTTTGACCCTCGCGTGCGGCTGGAGTGATATGACTGACCTTGCTCCCCCTTCCACCCGCGCGCGCGCCCGGCATGCCCTGAGGCGCTGGACGCCGGACCTGGTCATCGGACTGCTGCTGACCGGAGGCGTTCTGGGCGTGGTCCTCCTCGCCAACCTCCTGTTTCCTGCCGGCACCGACACAATGGACCTGACGGCGCGCCTCACTCCTCCGGCACTGTCCAGCGACCACCCGCTGGGCACTGATC
Protein-coding regions in this window:
- a CDS encoding ankyrin repeat domain-containing protein, translated to MNALSKSRTWMCIALMCSAALAEQNLAEMQLSNAANYCDTAQAIALIAQGVNINTRNSGGYTPLMMAANSGCTDIARLLIARGADLSVKTSAGWDAAYLAKLNNHQAVLALLTTPARPRSTAAEPATPRAPAVKTPSPTAVPSAPTSAPPKAHTAWPKLGKYKPGQSVLYSGTAGKTWTRGVIRSIDPKYGYNLTGVTGSEDANFVVGVNREPFWTAWFVGDWRVNVPVAVNTVVRGTDVYRVYSGGLRLPPLRINADGTYSWRVQSTGGEQLLRGRWVPNPDGPGVLLRAGPQGADWLVYNNSRTGSALGDTIIISSACCSHYAGSRL
- a CDS encoding ABC transporter substrate-binding protein, producing the protein MLSTRLSSSLITLTMLAGSIAGAQTLTVGMDADVVRLDPVLSAAAVDRHVLYQVFDRLVDVDENLKIVPSVARSWKISSNGLTYTLTLRSGIKFHDGTSLNAAAVKYSLERSLNMDGSARKNELSAIKSITAVNPTTVRIDLHAPFGPLLAILSDRAGMIVSPTAAAKSGADFGRAPVGSGPFSFVSRTQQDNITLNSYSEYWNGAPKIDKLVYRPFPDGDVRYANLLSGGAQVIVVDAKDVEKLESNNKFNVISIPTLGFQGIWLNTTRAPFNNKLVRQAVAATIDRNAVAQVVFRNTAKPAAGPFPPNTPAYSSSIKVPTPNIADARKKLKQAGVSNLTFTMIAATGTTTALLTQVYQAMMAEAGINMKIELVDNGALSSRATSFNFDAALLNWSGRIDPDGNIYDWVRTGGTYNYGRYSNKEVDALLAKARAQSSMSARKATYNVALGKVLSDTPYIWVYHQSNMYGTTKAVSGLKSIPDGILRFKDVVLK
- a CDS encoding peptidoglycan D,D-transpeptidase FtsI family protein, with product METKIKSRSIWMLLIGMFAFCFLAISYASVMAPLSPFETREGRKLPTPSGRGRILSADGRVLAATLVKDAGTFAQKETRVYPNGDMAGQLLGVMGASEGLEGLEHDYQDHLAAGQDLTLTIDTHLQAVTEAELQKKALEERAEYAAAIVMETRTGRLLAVASWPPSNPGKWKETPMRNRRNRAFIDRFEPGSVIKSLTVAAALDDGIIKPDQVLDTPMARYVGKRWGSTIRDSVAHGPRLTIQNVLRYSSNVGISHIVEPYTNEKFRARLSQFGIGTAPELPVVTASNGILRPIERWDTLVRTTNGFGQGMSTTLLQMAVAYNVLGNHGVYLPPRLNAADPVGTGRRVVRSETARTVREMLRMTIELGIPHRALLEGYDLGGKTGTAQFATAGGYSSEIYESTYAGFYPSTNPEITIAIMAHGARGEYHGADLAAPVYREIVASYASSRGHRPDPGLEAEQRVIQMDRNEGKYRDGTVDRAPMPSREELLKTTRAQGSAP
- a CDS encoding amidohydrolase family protein: MNLTDIPIYDHHAHALLHEPLWRAGPIEPYFTEATDPLILQHFARDTLFFRRSMRDLAAYYGCAPTMDAVLEARQNQDYGDLARHMFQDARIDTVLIDDGVWPDRLWSVRQSADRLPCAVRRVLRLESEVALLAAEHDSAAGLLTALETHLRHLAPTLAGLKSIAAYRTGLDISRPTAHSVEAAFTVLKRETSPGAVPRVNSKPLIDSVVWTGLRVAVDTGLPVQFHTGYGDPDLDMRLASPLHLRGVLEAPELRGLKVVMLHCYPYVREAGYLASVYGGAYLDLGLTIPYTSVTAMRTATLEALHLAPVTKVLFSTDAQRTPELYWLAARWGRTVLGDALDLTVRDGDLSPQEADWAARRILHDNARDLYPSIVVRAS
- a CDS encoding glutamine synthetase family protein codes for the protein MNIQQLREAGVQYVRILWTDHANLIRAKAAHLSLLDAGLPDGVGIAAAQLALPVMADVVVPGAGLGPVGEVRLVPDWDTLTVLPYAPAQAQVLGDLRLGAGPWDCCPRAFLREQIRAAAQFGLTVNAAFENEFFLLRRDNGSYTPADTTVFAHTSGFNRHARFMLDLSAALEAQGLQPEFYYPEAGPGQQELSVRYSDALQAADQQITFRETARGVAEAHGLVASFLPKPFEGVAGSGCHLNLSLWRDGANAMADPHHPTGISREGQHFLAGVLFHLPALCALSVPSHNSYHRLRPHFWAGAYTAWGYENREAALRVSRAGHACSRFELKTSDASANPYLALGALIAAGLDGIEQQRPLPAEAVGDPALMSEEARRASGIELLPQSLHEAVTALERNTVLLDALGEARSRAYLAVRRAEWTALKDLNLPEELQLLAERY
- a CDS encoding Lrp/AsnC family transcriptional regulator, with the translated sequence MDDTDTHLLRLLQHNADTSHAELGRQVGLSATGVHKRLRRLREDGVIKRTAIVLDRAKLGLDLMCFLKVNFKNNLASPNLDELHGAVSALPEVLECYTLTGTNDAIVKVAVRDHVALREFLQRFSEAQSIIERVETCIVLEEIREGNDYAVPKPQ